The DNA sequence AATTATGGAAGTTCTTGGGAAAGATGAATCAATAAGAAGGATTAAGATTGGAATTGATAAATTACAGCAGTAATCAAAAGAAAGCCATAGAGCATGGGGATGGGCCCTTGATGGTATTGGCTGGACCCGGCTCCGGAAAAACCTTTGTGATCACACATAGAATAAAATATCTCATAGAGGGGCTGGGTATAAACCCGGCCCATATTTTGGTTGTAACCTTTTCAAGAGCTGCAGCCAAGGAAATGAAAGACAGATTTGAAAGACTCTACAATAAAAGCCTTGTAACTTTTGGTACATTCCATTCAGTGTTTTTTAGCCTCTTAAAGACTGCCTATGGTTTTACATCTGAACAGATTGCCTCAGATGAGCTAAGGTATTCACTTATAAAAGACTTGATAAAGAAAAACTCTATTATGAATGAGGACATTAACAATCTATCAGGTAATCTTTTAAACGAAATAGCACTTATAAAACAGGACAATATTAACATAAAAAATTATTATTCAAACAGTATTGCAAGTGATGTTTTTAAAAAATTATATAGAGAGTATGAGGCTGAACTGGAAGTCAGAAATAAATTGGACTTTGAAGATATGCTTTCTTTGACATATGAGCTTTTAAATGGAAGGAAGGATATTTTAGAGGCAATACAAAACAGATATAGATATATTTTAGTAGATGAATTTCAGGATATAAATTTTTTGCAATATAATATCATAAAACTTATGGCGGGAAAAGATCAAAACATTACAGTTGTAGGGGATGATGATCAGTCCATATATAGATTTAGAGGGGCTAGACCTGAGATAATGTTCGGTTTTGAAAGAGACTTTAGAAATGTTTCAAAAGTTTTTCTTGATATTAACTTCAGATCCAGTACTCAAATAGTTGATGCTTCAACTAAACTTATATCATTTAATAGTAAGAGATTTCCAAAAACTTTTACAGCAAAGAATGGATCTGGAGCACCTGTATCTGTGATAGAATTTAAAAATCCATTTTCTGAGGTAAATACTATAGTTAATGATATCAGGGAATATATAAAAGCAAATCAGGATATAAATAATATTGCGGTGCTTTATCGCACCAACCTTTCCCCAAGGCTTTTAATA is a window from the Lachnoanaerobaculum umeaense genome containing:
- a CDS encoding ATP-dependent helicase → MELINYSSNQKKAIEHGDGPLMVLAGPGSGKTFVITHRIKYLIEGLGINPAHILVVTFSRAAAKEMKDRFERLYNKSLVTFGTFHSVFFSLLKTAYGFTSEQIASDELRYSLIKDLIKKNSIMNEDINNLSGNLLNEIALIKQDNINIKNYYSNSIASDVFKKLYREYEAELEVRNKLDFEDMLSLTYELLNGRKDILEAIQNRYRYILVDEFQDINFLQYNIIKLMAGKDQNITVVGDDDQSIYRFRGARPEIMFGFERDFRNVSKVFLDINFRSSTQIVDASTKLISFNSKRFPKTFTAKNGSGAPVSVIEFKNPFSEVNTIVNDIREYIKANQDINNIAVLYRTNLSPRLLIERMMKNNIPFTIRDAIPNLFEHWVSKDIISYIKLALNMGNKTDLLLISNKPNRYISRDSLSSSKANIETLFDYYEDKSYMIKRIIELREHLRTIKNLKPSTALRYIRTVVGYNEYIEEYCDMNGIESDDCYTILGDLENSASEYNTFNDWFVHMEEYKKELIEARKKSNENDNGVRLMTFHSSKGLEFDIVYIIDVNEGSVPYKKAKGVDEIEEERRMFYVAMTRARQKLFICYCKENFGKSIGKSEFIIELSSNVKS